The Cytobacillus sp. NJ13 sequence GTATTCATCTACGTTTGCCATATCACCGGTATGAAGCCAGCCGCTCCTAATCGCTTCCATCGTTGCCTCTTCATTTTTCCAATAGCCTTTCATCACTCCGTTGCTGCGGACAACGACTTCTCCTATTTCTAATCCATTATGGGCCACTTCTTCGCCCTGTTCATTGATTACCTTGACCTCACAGCCTATCATCTGATGTCCTGCCTTTGCCTTCATCCGGTACTGCTGAGTAAGAGGAAGTTCTTTAAGATGAGAACGAATCGTCGATACAGTGCTTAATGGAGATGATTCGGTCATTCCATACACCTGTATAAACTCCCATCCAAGCTCATTTTCTACCCTTGTTACAAAAGCAGGCGGCGGGGCGGAGCCTGCTATAACAACCCTGACGTCCTGCTCAACTGCCGGAGTACATTGTTCATAGTATTGCAACAGTGAATTCAGGACAGTGGGAGCCATATGCATAACGGAAACATTATGCTTTTGCAGCACATCAAATATCCTTTCCGGCGTAGCTTTTCTCATGCATACCTGAGAAGCTCCATTTGCCGTATAATAAAAAGGTGAGCCCCATCCATTCACATGAAACATCGGCAAGACATGCAGCAGTACATCCTGATCGCTAACCCTCAAATGATGCATGGTTGACAATGCATGCAAGTAATTGTTGCGATGGGTCAGCATGACACCTTTGGGATTGCCTGTTGTACCGCTTGTATATAAAAGGCTGCATACATCATTTTCGTCGAGGTCTTCCCTATCGTATGGCCTGCTGTCTTGGCTGCTGAGCCATGAATCATAATCGGTTTCATCTGTTTCTTCCTCTTTATAATGAACGATGATTTTTTCAACTGTCTTTAGCTGATCTTTCACAGGCAGTATAAGGTGGTAAAGGTCCTGATCGGCAAAAAGGATCCTGGATTCGCTATGGTTTAAAATAAACAGATAATCTTCCGGCTTCAGCCGTATATTTAGAGGAACCATGACTCCTCCCAGCTGAAAAATCCCATAAAACCCTTCCAGCATTTCGACTGAATTGGGTGCAAGGTAAGCAACCCGGTCCCCTTTTTGAATGCCTGAAGCTTTTAAACCATGAGAGAGCTGATTAACCCTCGTGTTCAATTCCTCGTATGTAAAAGCTCTATCATCTGCAAAAATGGCTTTTTTTGATCCATAGAGAGAAACAGCGCGATCTAAAAATTGAGTCAATATTAAAGGTACATTCATCTTACGGTCACCTCACTGAAAATTTTGTTAATTCTGTATTTATTTTATATTATCACATTCAATGCGACAGGTTCACATAAATCACTCCTGTTATATAACATTTATAAACTCAGAAACTCTCTGTCTGCTCATATATTTGGGCTAATTAATCACAATCAGCTATTAGGCACATACGATATACAAGAAATCATTTTAAAGGGTGTTGTTATGTATGCCAGCTATTGTCGGAGTCGCACAGGTCATATCAATAGGAAGCAGTTCTGTCTTCAACATCGGGGATGTTTATAAAATCATGCCTGTTTCTAACGCTAAGACCTTTTCGGGTGCAGGATCTTTCAACACAGGGGATGGCATGAATGTTTACAATCACCAAAGCACTACAAACACTTATGATTGTGATGGCGTGGATCAGGGCAATTATTTTAATGCTTAGAATAGGTGATAACATGAATTTTTATATACAGCAATCCATTCATATTAATTTTATTAAGATCGGTGGGATTACAAACTCTTCCGTAATGCAGATTGGAAGTGCAGGCATTATAAAGCCGGCTTCCTACCTGTATAACACAGGGGGATTTACCGAGCCTGCACCTGAAGCTGAAACTCCAGCCCCATCGGGTCCAGCAGGTAATCTATTATTAACGCCTTCGGTACCTTTAACCGGATCTCAGAGACCCTAAGGTATAGATGGTGAAAAAAGCGAGGTGGTGCGCATGAACCAGCAATTAAATTCTTATCTTCAGCAATTGCATGCTTTTGTAGAGGCACAGGAAAAAAGAATCCGCAGCCTGGAAGCAGCGGTAAAAAAACTTCAGGAAGAGACTGAAGTTCTGAAAAGCCGTCCTCCGATGCAGGTCGACCGGATTGAGTATAAATTCGACCAGCTTAAGGTAGAGTCTCTCGAAGGTACTTTAAACATTGGCCTAAATCCTTCCGAGCTGCAAAACATTGAAGATTTTGCCGTTGATAATAAAAACATCAAGGCACCTATATCGCCTAACAACCATATGAAAAGAACGATGGAGATTGAAGATGCCATCTATCAATATTTAGAGAGTAAGCTTCCAGAAATTGTCGCTTCTGTTCAACAGAAGCTAAATGTTAATGTGGATGATTCATATATTGCGTTTATCAAAGAGGATATAAAAAAGCAGCTGCCTAACAGGATTGACTTCTATCTTAAACAGCAGCAGTCTGCAAATCGGTCTACGCAGGAAAATAATAATGAAGTGATTATTGAACTTATAAAAAAGGAAATACAAAATGGGGTTCATGCCTTTATCTCTCATTTGCCTGAAAATATGAAAGGAATGAAGAAAGAATGAATTATCAGGTTTATAACCGGGATTTGTGTGTTGGCAATATCAGAGTTATTGGTGTCTCCAGTTCATCTGTATTAATGGTTGGAGATACGCAAACGATCCAGCTTGCAGCTACCTTTGATACACCATTAGAATCTCTTATTGTCGGGCCTTTTGTCCCACTTACACCGGAGTAATTATTATGCTTCAAAGAACTTCATCTGTTGATAAAATCAATATTGATACTATCTCATTTTCATCGGTATTTGAGATTGGAGACTCCTGTTCGATTCAGGGTTTCTCCAGGGCACTTGCGGTCCAGCGTGAAGCTGAATTTTTTGACGCCCGGGAAGGTAATTTTTCTGCTTATCCGATTTTCAGCGAACCCATTCCCTTAATGCCCATCAATAAAGAAATTGTAATTCAGACTGCCCAGCTAAATCCAATTATTAAGGTGCAGAATATTGACATAATTGGGGTTTCCTCTTCTTCTGTCATTCATATCGGCAACAGCCGCGATATCTCAATGGAATCCCGGGTCAAGCATATCCGTCAGGTTTACCCCAAAAACAATAATTCTGCAGGCAGACCATAAAGAAATATAAAATTATTTAAAAAGGATGTTTTTCATGCCAGCTATAATCGGACCGGTACAAATTATAAATGTTAGCGGGGGAATTGTTCAATTTGGAGATGCCCTGTATATCTCCCCAAAAAACAATTCCAAATCAACAACCGGACAGGGCGCCGCAAATACAGGCGGCTTAGTTATTACAAACAATGGCCTAAACGCCAGCAATGTGCTTGATACCAGCCTGGTTGACCAGCCAAATGTCGGCAACAACTAAATTATAAGCTGACCATGGATGATAACAAATTTGTTATCGTCCTTTTACTTTCCTTTCATTCGATTTCTTTGCTTTCGTTAACTTAGTTGAAGGCTGCTTTCTAATCCATTTCAAATATTTTTCTATTTTCTCATCCTGCTGCAATAATTCAATTTTATTCAGTCTTACTGCCAGTTCTGGATTTGTATATAATGCATGAATCTGTTTATGGCAGGGAATGCATAAGTTCGCAGTTGGCAGGAATGTACCTCCCATTTCTTTCGGTGTCAAATGATGTACGGTTATTACAAGATCCTCCCGCAGGCATAATTCACAGGTTCCGGATTCTGTCCGCTTTTTTCCCATCATAAGCCTCCTTTAATTTTAGATTACCCCAAATTTGTGGAAGTAATGGAGCGGGGTCTCTGTTTCTGCGGGGATGGCCCTTTTTACCTCGAAGCGGATCCTTTTAAGCGCGGGAACTCACTGTTTGTACACCCAATAACATTCCTGCTAGTACGCAAAAAACCGGCAAGTCCCCTTGCCGGCTTATCTTATAGCTTAATTGTATGAGCTCCATCAAAGAAGAAGAGGCATCTTTCATTGACTTCTCTTTTTAAAATTTGTTCCAATGCTCTCGTGTACATATCAATTTGAACTTTGTACCTGTTTTCGAGAATTGGTTTGGCTTCATCAAAGCCTCCCTTAAACCGGCCGGTAATTCCATCAGTTTTATAGTCAAGGAGCACCAAGCCCTGTTCATCTTCAAA is a genomic window containing:
- a CDS encoding long-chain-fatty-acid--CoA ligase; the protein is MNVPLILTQFLDRAVSLYGSKKAIFADDRAFTYEELNTRVNQLSHGLKASGIQKGDRVAYLAPNSVEMLEGFYGIFQLGGVMVPLNIRLKPEDYLFILNHSESRILFADQDLYHLILPVKDQLKTVEKIIVHYKEEETDETDYDSWLSSQDSRPYDREDLDENDVCSLLYTSGTTGNPKGVMLTHRNNYLHALSTMHHLRVSDQDVLLHVLPMFHVNGWGSPFYYTANGASQVCMRKATPERIFDVLQKHNVSVMHMAPTVLNSLLQYYEQCTPAVEQDVRVVIAGSAPPPAFVTRVENELGWEFIQVYGMTESSPLSTVSTIRSHLKELPLTQQYRMKAKAGHQMIGCEVKVINEQGEEVAHNGLEIGEVVVRSNGVMKGYWKNEEATMEAIRSGWLHTGDMANVDEYGNIDIVDRKKDIIISGGENISSIEIEGALYEHPAILEAAVIAVPHEKWGETPHAFVVLRSGKTLTEQEIISFTREKLAHFKAVTGVTFVEELPKTASGKIQKIHLRNDYWESNGTTGRFVN
- a CDS encoding spore germination protein, with translation MPAIVGVAQVISIGSSSVFNIGDVYKIMPVSNAKTFSGAGSFNTGDGMNVYNHQSTTNTYDCDGVDQGNYFNA
- a CDS encoding spore germination protein GerPB, encoding MNFYIQQSIHINFIKIGGITNSSVMQIGSAGIIKPASYLYNTGGFTEPAPEAETPAPSGPAGNLLLTPSVPLTGSQRP
- the gerPC gene encoding spore germination protein GerPC is translated as MNQQLNSYLQQLHAFVEAQEKRIRSLEAAVKKLQEETEVLKSRPPMQVDRIEYKFDQLKVESLEGTLNIGLNPSELQNIEDFAVDNKNIKAPISPNNHMKRTMEIEDAIYQYLESKLPEIVASVQQKLNVNVDDSYIAFIKEDIKKQLPNRIDFYLKQQQSANRSTQENNNEVIIELIKKEIQNGVHAFISHLPENMKGMKKE
- a CDS encoding spore gernimation protein GerPD, yielding MNYQVYNRDLCVGNIRVIGVSSSSVLMVGDTQTIQLAATFDTPLESLIVGPFVPLTPE
- a CDS encoding spore germination protein GerPE, producing MLQRTSSVDKINIDTISFSSVFEIGDSCSIQGFSRALAVQREAEFFDAREGNFSAYPIFSEPIPLMPINKEIVIQTAQLNPIIKVQNIDIIGVSSSSVIHIGNSRDISMESRVKHIRQVYPKNNNSAGRP
- a CDS encoding spore germination protein, which produces MPAIIGPVQIINVSGGIVQFGDALYISPKNNSKSTTGQGAANTGGLVITNNGLNASNVLDTSLVDQPNVGNN
- a CDS encoding HNH endonuclease codes for the protein MGKKRTESGTCELCLREDLVITVHHLTPKEMGGTFLPTANLCIPCHKQIHALYTNPELAVRLNKIELLQQDEKIEKYLKWIRKQPSTKLTKAKKSNERKVKGR